The genomic stretch AAGGCAGCGCTCTTGATGGCAGTTGATCTTGGCTTCGAAGTGGTTAAAGAAGTCGTTCAAAAGCCAGTCGAAACTGGAGAAGAAGTTGCTAAAAAAGCATGTGAAGAAGGTAAGAAGGTCGTAGAAAAAGGAGTAGGAGCAGCAAAGGAACATCCGTTAGCAACTCTACTGATCGCCTTTGGATTGGGTTTCCTCGTCGTGAAATTGCTGAAAAGGAAGTAGGCTATGGAAACTATAGCAGATGTTATTCTAAAATTTCTCGACTTATTTGATGCGCAGTTTGCAGATATCCGCAGTAAACTTTTTAAGATCCTGATAGCAGTCGGCTTACTTGTCGTCGCTCTCGTATTAGCGATTACTGCTTTTGTTATGTTTATTTACGGCTGTTTCCTCGGCTTAGGTCTGCTGATGCCACCATTCCTGGCAGCATTTGCTGTGGCCCTTGTGGCAATAATCCTGGGAGGGGGGCTGGTGCTTTGCGCAAAGAAAAAAATAGCTTAAGTGTTGTTGAGGCAAAACAACAATTTAAAGAGTCTATGGCAAAGTTTAAACCGAAGCAAATCTTAGCAGATAATATTATGAAATGCACGTTAGTGAGCTTTGTGACTGGGATGGTCGCTGCTGACTCTGTAAAATCCCGAGAGAGTCTGGTCAGTCTCGCCGTTACGGTTGTCAAGAAAGCATTATAATAGTATTTAAACCGTAGAGGACCTCATCAAGATTAACGCTTGATGAGGTCCTTGATGTATACAGTGTTCTTCACAAAAACCTCTTGCTATTTTTATTGAGTTACTATAAATTTATAAACATCAAATCAATAAGGCAAAGGCGCCGTGACAAGAATCTTGATAGATTTCTTGAAACGGCGCCTTTTTTTGTTTTCGCGATCGATCATGGATGCTCATTTCGCTGAAACGCAGATGCCTTTACTCCATTAGTAAGGAGGGATAAAATGCCGGAAAACAATAAGAGACAAGCCAAGCCTTCCCTTGAAAGAACTGCAATGGCCTTAGCTTTAGCAGAACCTCATGAAGAAATGAATGAGTTAAGAAAGCAGATGTTTTCGCAAAATGTCTACTGTGCAGTAACCGAATTACGTGGGACTTATAATGACTTACAACCCTCGGGGAAGTTGACTCATTCAGTGATAGCAGAAGCAATCCGCGCTGATGCAATCCGAAAGGAGCCTAAGGCAATATGCGCTATAACCTATGCCATCCTAGAAGCGAGTCAGGGAATTTTTGTTCAAGATAATAGTTGTACTCATTATGAACTAAAGGTGGGGATTGCCAGTAATCAAAACTGGATTGCCATCGCTATCTTTGGGCGATCTTCCTTACATGCTCTTACTGAGAGATGTAGAGTGGGCTTGGGGTATACGCATTTGTAAGTGAATTTTTTACGGGTGATTCTCTCAATAAAAATCAAGGAGGAAAATAACATGGCAAGTAGTGGGCTAATAGATTCAGGAGACACAAGCTTCATAATTATTTCAACAGCACTCGTCTTTCTTATGACTCCCGGGTTGGCTTTGTTTTACGGGGGAATGGTTCGCAAAAAGAACGTACTGAGTACGGTGATGCATAGTTTTATTATCATGGGTGTCTCTTCCGTATTATGGATCTCAGTTGGTTTTAGTTTAGCCTTTGGCACAGATTATGGTGGTATGATTGGAAGTTTTCAGTGGCTAGGTCTTAATGGAGTCGGTATGGAACCTAATCCAGATTATTCGGGAACGATTCCCTTCCTATTATTTATGGCCTTCCAAATGATGTTTACCCTGATTACGCCCGCTATAATATCGGGTTCCATTGCGGAACGGATGAGATTTCCCGCCTTTTTAGGATTTATCGTGCTTTGGTTGCTCATGGTATATTATCCTCTTGCACACTGGGTATGGGGTGTCGGCGGCTTTTTGCGTGAAATGGGAGCGCTGGATTTTGCCGGTGGAACCGTTGTGCATATCAGTTCAGGAGTTACGGGTCTAGTGGCGGCTTCAATCCTTGGCAAACGTAAAGGATATGGGAAAGAGCCCATGGCTCCCCACCAATTGCCTATGACTGTTTTAGGTGCAGGCCTTCTCTGGTTTGGCTGGTTTGGCTTTAATGCTGGCAGTGCCTTAGGTGCCAATGGGCTAGCTGTCATGGCCCTCGTCACGACCAATACGTCTGCAGCTGCAGGGGCCTTAGCATGGACCGCTACGGAATGGATTCACCGTGGCAAGCCCACTATCCTAGGGGCAGCCAGTGGCGCAATCGCAGGACTCGTTGCGATTACCCCAGGTGCAGGATTTGTCACTCCCATGTCCTCCCTAGTTATTGGTCTTATCGGTGGAGCAATCTGCTACTTCAGCGTCAGTGTGCTTAAGGCAAAACTTGGCTATGATGATTCCTTGGATGCCTTCGGATGCCATGGGATCGGCGGAATTTGGGGAGCTTTAGCCACGGGTATCTTTGCCTCAGCCTCCCTAGGGGGAACAGACGGACTATTGTATGGAAATGCGGCACAGGTGGGTATTCAAGCAATTGGAGTTGTCATCACGATAGTTCTGGCAGTTGTCGCAACTTTCGTGATTATGAAGCTGGTCAGTGTATTTACTCCCTTGCGTGTTACGGCTGAAGAAGAAGAGCTGGGCTTGGATATCTCCCAGCATGGTGAACAAGCCTACCCAGATTTTATTGGCAGTGGCTATTTACCCGCGTTTGCTACAGCAGTCAAAACCGTAGGTGCTCCTGCAGCCAGTGGTCAACCGGGAAAATAAAAATTAAAGTTTCTGATCAGAGGGCGAAAAATTAATCTGTATAGGGGAGAGGTACTATGAAGAAGATTGAAGCGATTATTAGACCGGGTAGCCTTGATGATGTGCAAGCTGCGCTCGATCGTTTTGGGGTTAGTGGCTTAACAGTAACCCAAGTCATTGGCTGTGGGAATCAAAAGGGCCACACTCAAGTATACCGGGGAGTAGAGTATAAAGTATATCTACTCCCAAAGGTGAAGATTGAAGTGGTTGTGAAGGACGAACTGGTTGAACAACTGTTAGCCATCATTACCCAAGCTGCTCGCAGTGGCGAAGTTGGGGATGGGAAAATATTTGTCTACCCCGTGGAACAAGCGGTGCGCATCCGCACGGGCCAACAAGGCGAGGCCGCGCTCTAGCTTAACTCATTGGGCGGCCATTTCGCCTAGGGTAACTTTCACTTCTTTAACTTCTCCATTGCGGACGAAGGTAAGGGTCACTTGGTCCCCTACATTGTGCTTGTAAATCTCGCCGATGAGCTCTGTGGAGTTCTCGACTTTTACTCCGTCGATATGGGTGATTACATCCTTTTCAAGGATGCCCGCTTTGCCGGCGGGCCCATTGGGGTCAACTTGGTAGATATAAGCCCCGAGTGGGAGCTTTTCTTCCTCAGCGTAAGCTAGGTATTGATCACTAACGGAGACGTAGAGGGCCGGATGCTTCGCTGTTCCGGTGCCGATCAATTGCTCAATAATTGTGGTGGCTTCAGTGATGGGGATGGCAAATCCCATACCCTCAAAGCCACTTTCGGCATACTTCGCCGAGTTAATGCCGATGACTTGGCCGTTGTAATTCACAAGTGGGCCGCCGCTGTTGCCGGGATTGATGGCGGCATCGGTTTGGAGCATATTATATAGGGTGGATTCGCCGGACATAGCAAGGGTACGGTTGGTAGCGGAGATAACCCCTGCTGTGACCGAGCGTGCGAATTCGTTACCACCTGGGTTACCGATAGCAACCACATACTCGCCCACTTCAATCTTTGAGGATTCTCCGAGTGTGACTTCGGTTAGATTGCTGGTATCAGATAGTTTAAGTACGGCTAAATCTGTCTTCGCATCGGAGCCGACGAGTTTTGCTTCAAGGTTGCGTCCGTCGCTGAGACTGACGGTGATTTTCTGAGCGCCCTCAATCACATGATAGTTCGTGACGATATAGCCCTGCTTGGCATCGATGATAAAGCCAGAACCTGTTCCTGCTTCCACCAATTCGGAACTTCTGGTGTTCTCTTGGGAACCAAAGCTAAAACCGTAACCATAGCTATGAATATTTGAGAAAGGCTGGTAATTTGAGATGCCAACGACAGCGGGCCCCACATTCTTTGCCACTTGAACGACAGGTGAATTTGATTCAGTCGGTAGAGAATTGGCAAGCAGGGAAACGGTGTTAGCATTATTCGTGGATTGTATGGATCCCGTGGATCCCACCGTGCGCAACGTTTCTGGACTGATATATTGCACTAGGGAGACAGAGGAGACTCCCCCGATGAGGGCACTGATAAGGCAGATAGCAACTAATGGCATCAGCCGCGGCTTTCTTTGGGGGGGCTCAGGTGGGGCTACATAATATTCATTTTCATTCATAACAAGAAACCTCCATATAAAATAGTAAGACAACATGACGATGCACTATAGGCATTGAGCTTTGTGTTTAGATTCATTATAATGAATGACGCTGAGGCAAAACTGATGATAAACTGAAAAAGAGCTGAATTTTTTATGAATATTGTATGAACATAGCAATCAGTGGTGGTCTCTAGCAGATTGAATAATGCTTTAGCACATTGAATCATGTTTTGCATGTTAAATTATACCACTAACTTTGCGTAATCAAAAACAAAAGAACGGCGACATGACATTTCAATCATGTGAACCGTTCTTTCGCTAGGGATGCATGAAGCTTAAATTAATACTATTATTTAGAGATAGCTTTGTTTAAATCCTTGATAAGATTAGGAACATCAATTCCATGAGCTGTAGCACCTTGTTCCACGTTCTCAAAACGAGCCGCCATGCACCCGAAGCAATGCATGCCGTATTTTTGGAAGACTTCTACTGTTTCAGGATGTTTCTCAACAACATCGGTAATTTTTTCTGCACCTGTTAACATAAGGCTCTCTCCTTTATGGTGAATTCTATTTATCTAATATATTGTACCTCATTATATGATTTTAACCCAGAGATTTTTAAATCTAGCCTAAGGGTATGCCTAACTCCCAGATATAGAAATAGGGGGGTGTTACCCCTGCTAGGCATCGGATAAATTGGGTGAAAGAAGCTAAAGCTAGAACTGAAGCTAGTACTAGAACTAGAGCTAACGAAAGAGGTAATACAATGGATCGCTTAATCCTCGTCTTACTAATCATCGCTTTAATAATTGCAGGTATCACTTACCTTTTGGGTAGGTTTATCACGGGTATTAAATTCATCAAATACCTACCGGGGATTCTCTGTTTGTTGTTAGCCCTTTATTATTTCTACTTGGCCACTGTTGTAAGAGGAGGAGAAGGGTTTGAGGATTTAGGCAACGTCATCATGGGTATGATGCTCTCGATAGGCGCAATTGCCGGACTCATAACGGCTATTAGTATCGACGTAATACGTCGCAGTAAAAAAGATAAATGAATTTGAAATAAATAGTCGAGAGAAGTTTGTGCTTGCAAAACTTTGCCGATAGGTATATTATATTATAGTGCTTGCGCCACTAGCTCAGCTGGTAGAGCATCCGACTCTTAATCGGCAGGTCCCTGGTTCGAATCCTGGGTGGCGCACCATAATTTCACAAAGTCTTATGTAGCAGGCGTTTCAGGTTTTCTGAGACGCCTGCTTTGTTGTATTTAGGTCTTCAGTTCAAATTCCCAAACGTTTGGGAATTTGAATTAGGACAATCCAACAACAAAATACCAGTTGGCAACTACTGTAGCCCATATTCCCAAGCGCTTGGGAATATGGGCTCTATTTTAATGGTAGAGAAAGGCTGGTTTAGAAGGATTGTCCCATGGTTTTAGGGAAGCTTCTATACACTGTCTTATTAGGCGCTTACCTTTCATTAAAAAATTAGCTGTCTAGCATTGAATTTTTCTATAGCCAAGTATATTTTAAAACAAGTGAACGAGTGGTATGCTATCCATATAGGTTTTTTCATTGACGCAAGATGATTAGTTTGCGCCACAGACTCTGCTTGATATGTTTTAGTTGTTTAAGTAAGTAGAAATATTTTTTTGATTAGGAGTGTGAAAGATGTCATTAGAACAATTAAACCCAACCAAATTTGAGGAGATTATCTATGATAATGGTGATCCTTGTTTAGTTATCTTCTCAAGAAAATCATGTCACGTGTGTAAAGAGGTTGTTCCTGTACTTGAAGAGTTAAAGCCAAAGTATGAAGGTAAATTCGGTTTCTACTATGTCGATGTTGAAGACGAAAAAGCTTTATTCCAAAGATTTTCTTTAAAAGGTGTTCCTCAAATTCTCTTCTTTAATGAAGGCGAATATCAAGGAAAAATGGCTGGGGCAGTCGAAGACGATAAAGTAGAAGAAAAAATCGCCGAAGTTTTGGGGGCTTAATCGTTTTAAATTAGATAAGGTAAGAGGTATGTAAAGTGGAAAACTATGATTTAATTATTATTGGAGGAGGTCCTGCTGGACTGACCTCAGCCATCTATGGTGGTCGAGCTAAACTTAAGACCTTACTTATCAATAAAGGAACCATTGGCGGTATGGTCGATACGACTCGTGAAATTGTTAACTATCCTGGTTACATTGAAACGACCGGACCAGATCTAATGAAGGCTTTTTCTGATCATGCTAAAAGCTTTGGGGTGGAATTTCTAAAAGATGAAGTGCTTAGTGTTGACTTTTCACAAGAAGAAAAGATAATCAAAACTAAGAAGGGTAAAGAATTTGCTGCCAAAGTCGCTATCATTGGTTGCGGTAGTCAACCTAGATTACTCAATATCCCAGGAGAAACAAGGTTGCGGGGAAATGGAGTGGCTTACTGTGCCACCTGTGACGCTGAGTTTTTCGAAGGGGAAGACGTTGTAGTCGTTGGTAGCGGTGACCAAGCCATCGAAGAAGGTATGTTTATTGCCAAGTTTGCCAAAAAAGTTACAGTTATTGTGTTACATGATGAAGGGGTTCTTGACTGCAACAAAGTAAGCGCTGAGAGGGCCGCTAGCCATCCGAAAATGAACTTTATCTGGAACTCCACAGTGGCCGAAGTCCTTGGTGAAGAGAATGTTGAAGCCGTGAAAATCAAGAACATTAAGACTGGAGAATCCTATGATTACCCCTGCCAAGGCGTGTTCTTCTTTGTCGGCATGGTCCCTTCCACAGGATTCTTAAAAGATAGTGGTATTACTATGGATAAGCGTGGTTATATCCCTGTCAGTGAGCTGATGGAAACAAATATTGAGGGTGTCTACGCTGTTGGTGATAATCGCGTCAAATACTTGAGGCAAGTAGTGACGTCAGCCGGTGATGGGGCTACAGCAGCGGTGGCAGCTGAACGCTATATCGATGAAGTTAATAGCTTTAACGCAGAGGTTCTCCAAAGCGATAAGAAAGTGTTACTGTTGTTCTTCAATGCTATGGTGAATGAAAGCTTGGCCTTCAGCACCTTATTGGAAGAATTAAACAGTGAATTGGGGAATGAGTATAAGGTTGTCAAAGTGGACTTGGCCACCAAGAAAATTCTCGCCCAAAAATATCAGATTGAAGCTGCACCAGCAGTGATTGTTTTAGATCAGGGTAAAGAAGTGAAGCGCTTGGAGTGCTCGATGGATAAGGAAAGTGTCAAAGCTCAGTTGTAATTAAATTAAAAGCTGCAAAGGCCGTGTGCTTTTGCAGCTTTTTTATGTATTGGCTAGTTTTAGGTTTTTAAGTTTAAGTAGCGTCCTCGGGATGCAAGATCACAGCCAGAAGGCTCCGACTCAGGCGCTGGATGGCTGTGTTAATTTTATCCGGCTCTATGCCTGAGTAGTTCAAGATGATTTCATGGGTCTGATGATCCTGGTTGTCATGATAATATTGAGAGACACAGGAAATGCGGATACCGGCATTTTTGGCTGCTAGGATAAGCTTGGCGTCGTCTATTTGAGTGTGGATTTTCATCAGGAAATGTAGCCCGGAATCTTCTTCGCGAATTGTAACATAGGGGCATAGATCGCTTTGACGGATGGCTTTGAGGATGGTATCTCGCTGCTTGCGGTAATAGGTTCGCATACGATTGATATGCTTTTCAAAATAACCTTCAGAGATGAAACGCGCCAGAGTGAATTGCTCAAAGGTTGATACGGTGCAGGAGTAGAAGCCCAACCTTTCATAATACCGTTCCACAAGATGCCTGGGGAGCACCATGTAGCTGATGCGGAAGGTGGGAGCTAGGCTTTTCGAGAAGGTGTTGATGTAGATTACTTTTTCCATGATATCGATACTTTGCAGGGTGGGGATGGGTTTGCCGAAGAGGCGGAATTCACAGTCGTAATCATCTTCAATTATATAGTGTTCATTTTGCTGGGCTGCCCAGCTTAAGAGCTCATAGCGACGGCTGACGGGCATGACGATCCCAGTCGGAAAATGGTGAGAGGGGGTAATGTGCAGAATCTGGGCGCCACTGCTTTTTATATAGTCCGGAATAATCCCAGAGGGGTCCATAGGAATCGGATGGCATGTGACATCATTACTCTCATATATTTTCATCAGTCGAGGATAGCCGGGATCTTCTACGGCATAGCTGCGATTTCTGCCCAGCAGCTGGATAAGGACGCTGTAGAGGTACTGGGTTCCGGCACCGACAATAATCTGCTCAGGTTCCACAGATAGCCCGCGGAATTGGTAAAGGTGTTCAGCAAGAGCCTGCCTTAGCTTCATGACGCCGCCCACAGAGGTATCGGACAAAAGAGAAGCCTCGCTTTCCGTATCGGTTACGTCGCGCAGGAGCTTAGTCCAGACGGAGAAGGGAAAAGAATCGGGTGCTACGGAATTTCTGACGAAGTCAGCATAATAAGCTGGCTCGTTTTTTTGTTTCTGGCCTTGAGTTTTCTGCTGTCTTTCCCGAAGGGGATGAAGGGTTTGTCCCTCTAGATTGGCGACAAAGTAGCCTCGCTTGGGCAGGGTATAAATATAGCCTTCGGCGGCCAATTGAGCATAAGCGTTCTCGATGGTGATGATGCTCACCCCAAGGTTTTTGGCAAAGGCCCGTTTGGAGGGGAGCTTTTCATCAGGCTTTAGTTTTTTTTGTAGAATATCCTTTTTGATGCAATGATAAAGATATTCATACATACTTTCTGACCCTATCGTTTCAAAAGAATAGGTCAACATCCTCAGGACTCCTTCTCAATTTGGTCGTATAAAGAAATATGAAATTGGTTATTTTTAATATAGCCAGTTTTGAGTATACTCGAAACTAATGAACATGTAAAGTGAGGGTTTGGCATGAATACTATAAACAACAAACAATACGATTTAAACAAGGAGCTTGCCCAGATGCTGAAGGGCGGGGTGATCATGGATGTGACCACACCGGAGCAAGCGAAGATTGCCGAAGCGGCCGGAGCCTGCGCGGTAATGGCTCTGGAACGGATTCCAGCCGACATTCGAGCTGTTGGCGGTGTATCCCGGATGAGTGATCCGAAGATGATTAAGGGCATTCAGAATGCAGTTTCTATTCCGGTCATGGCCAAGTGTCGGATCGGTCACTTTGTCGAGGCTCAGATTCTTGAGGCTATCGAAATCGATTATATTGATGAGAGTGAAGTGCTTTCACCTTCGGATGATGTATACCACATTGATAAGACCAGATTTAAGATTCCTTTTGTCTGCGGGGCGAAAGATCTGGGGGAAGCCCTGCGGAGAATTAACGAAGGAGCTACGATGATTCGGACCAAGGGTGAACCAGGTACCGGAGACGTAGTCCAAGCTGTTCGTCATATGCGCATGATCAACCGTCAAATCAGCCGCGTGGTCGGTATGCGAGAAGATGAGCTGTTCCAAGAAGCGAAGGAACTCCAAGTGCCTTATGAGTTGGTGCTTTATGTCCATGAGCATCGACGTCTGCCGGTGGTCAATTTTGCTGCTGGTGGGATCGCGACCCCTGCGGATGCAGCTTTAATGATGCAGCTGGGAGCGGAAGGAGTTTTCGTGGGTTCTGGTATTTTTAAATCGGGAGATCCCGCCAGGAGAGCCCAAGCGATTGTCAAAGCAGTGACCAACTACCAAGATCCAAAAATGTTGGCCGAACTGTCTGAGGACCTAGGAGAAGCCATGGTCGGAATCAATGAGCAGGAAATCGAGCTACTCATGGCTGAACGGGGCAAGTAAGATGATCGTAGGAGTATTGGCTGTTCAAGGGGCCTTTGCCGAGCATGAGAAAATCCTTAAGGAGCTGGGCGTAGAATATCTTGAGCTGCGCAATGGCAATGATGCTCGTCAAGATTTCGACGGACTGATTCTGCCGGGGGGGGAGAGTACCACCCAGGGGAAATTGCTCCGGGAGTTGGATATGTTCGAACCTCTGCAGGAGAAAATAGCCTATGGCTTGCCGGTTTTGGCAACTTGCGCGGGCCTTATTCTGCTTGCGGAAGAGCTCAGCAACGATTCGGCCCGCTACTTTGGTACCTTGCCGGTAAAGGTTAAGCGGAATGCTTACGGAAGGCAGCTGGGGAGCTTTTATACCGAAGAGGCAGTTGGGGATTTAGGTAAGGTTCCCATGACCTTTATTCGTGCACCCTATATCGAATCGGTCAAAGCAGGGGTGGAGGTTCTCGCAGAGGTCAATGAACACATCGTGGCTGTTCGTTATAAAAATCAAATCGGTCTTTCCTTTCACCCGGAATTAAATGAAGATCGCAAAATCCATCAGATGTTTCTCGACAGTATCTCCCACCAGGATCTCAAGGCTTGGACTCAAAAGGCAATCTAATGCGAGAGCCCTGCTGATGACGAAGAAAAAGGATTCAGCGAGCATTATAGAGAATTATATTTAGGCATTCCTTCACGGGATGCCTATTTTCATGTTCTAGCGACTATTCTCGGGTGAGGGAAGCTTTTTCGGTATATACTAAAGCTCAGAAAGAGAAGGCGATTCAGAACTTATGGTTTTAAAATAGTGTTGAGAATTGCGATTGGGATCAGCAAAGAGATGATCGAAAGAAATCAGCATTTGTGATCAGCAATTGAGATTAGCAATTACGATCAGTAAGGAGCGTTGGTATGTCTATAGAACTGACTTTAGCAAAAATCCAAGAAGCCCAGAACGCTATTCATCCTTATATACACCGAACGGTTTTGGACCATTCAAGTACTTTGAGTGCCCTGACCGGTGCGGATATCTACCTGAAGATGGAGAACCTGCAAAAAACCGGCTCTTTTAAGGCGCGCGGAGCTATGAACAAAATCCTTAAGCTATCCGAAGAGGAGAAGAAAAAGGGGGTTTTGGCCGCTTCGGCAGGAAATCATGCCCAAGGGGTGGCCATGGCAGCCTCGCGCTCAGGGATCGCGTCAACCATCGTCATGCCGGAAAATGCTCCCCTGGCCAAAGTCTCCGCGACAGAAGGGTATGGCGCTAAGGTCATTCTTTCCGGGGCAGTCTTCGATGATGCCTATCAAAAGGCCGTAGAAATACAGCAAGAAACCGGGGCGACCTTCATTCATGCCTTTGATGATTGGGAGGTTATGGCGGGACAAGGGACGATTGGCTTAGAGATTTTTGAGCAGCTGCCCCAGGTGGATACCGTGCTGGTTCCGATTGGTGGTGGGGGTTTGATAGCCGGGGTAGGGGTAGCTTTAAAATCCCTTAAACCAGATGTGCGCATCATCGGGGTCCAAGCAGCTGGGGCTGCGAGCATGCTCCATGCGCTGGAGGTTGGTAAACCGGAGCTCTTAGCCCGGGCCAATACTATGGCAGACGGGATTGCCGTCAAAAAGGCGGGGGAGCGAACCTTTGCCACGGTGCAGCAGGTTGTGGATGAAATCGTGACTGTTGAAGAAGAAGAGATTAGTCAAGCGATTCTTATGCTGATGGAACGCACGAAGACCCTCGCCGAAGGGGCGGGTGCTGTGAGTGTCGCGGCTGCCCTTCACCATAAGGTGGATCTAACGGGTCAGAAAGCGGTGCTTATCCTGAGTGGGGGCAATATCGATGTGAATTTCCTTGCTCAGATTATCGAACGAGGCCTCAGACGTTCAGGCCGGGCCATGGTCTGCCAGATGCTCTTGCCTGACCAGCCTGGTAACCTAGAGAAGGTCCTCGAAATTATTGCTCAAGAACGGGCGAATATCATGTCCATCGAGCATGCCCGCTATGACTTAGCGGTTCCCCTGCGTTCTGCCCGGGTCTATATGACTTTGGAAACGCAAAGCTTTGAACATCAAAGACGGATTAGCAAGCGCCTTGAGGAGGCCGGATACCCCTTGGTTTAGTAGTTAAGTTAATAGACTAGTTTTTAAGAGATATTTTTTTAGGATGTGGAGGATAAAAGATGATAAGTTTCAAGAATGACTATAGTGAAGGAGCCCATCCGCGGATTCTCGAGGCTCTGCTGAAATCGAACCTTATTCAGGAACAAGGGTATGGAGAGGATTCCTTTTGCCTAGGGGCTAGTGAACTTTTGCGGGAGCGGTTGGGGAATAAGGACTTGACTATCCACTATCTTACGGGAGGAACCCAAGCCAATCTCGTGGCGATTTCGGCCTTTTTGAGACCTCATGAGGCGGCCATTGCTGCGCAGACCGGACATATCTTTGTCCACGAGACGGGGGCCATCGAGGCCACGGGCCACAAAGTGTTGACATCAGAGAGCAAGGACGGTAAGCTGACACCGGCCCAGATTCAAGAGGTGTTGACTGCTCACACTGACGAACATATGGTCAAGCCTAAGCTGGTGTACATCTCCAATACGACAGAGGTAGGCACCGTGTATAGCAAAAGTGAACTTCAAGCTCTCAGTCAGTTTTGCCGGGAAAAGAATCTCTACTTATTTATGGATGGGGCCAGACTCGGTTCGGCTCTGTGCTCGGAGGGCAATGACCTAGACTTAGCAGATTTGCCAAAGCTAGTGGATGCCTTCTATATTGGTGGAACGAAAAATGGTGCACTCCTTGGGGAAGCTTTGGTACTGTGCAATGAAGCTCTAAAACCAGATTTTCGCTATCATATGAAACAAAAGGGTGCTCTTTTAGCAAAAGGAAGGGTAATCGGCCTTCAGTTCCTTGAGCTTTTCCGAGATAATTTGTATTTTGACCTAGCAATTCACGCTAACACTATGGCTTATAAGCTACGAGATGAGTTAAAGGAAGCAGGGGTTAAATTTCTTGCCGAATCTAGCTCCAACCAAGTATTTCCTATTTTCTCGGACGCGATCGTGGAGCAGCTTAAGGTGAACTATCATTTTGAAATATGGGGGAAAGTGGGCACACAAACCGCTATTCGCTTGGTAACATCTTGGGCGACACGAGAAGAAGCTGTAGATTCTTTCATGGCGGATCTCAAAAAAATACTTTGATCAGAGGGTGGTAACTCTCGGGTAAGGGGAATCTATTATGGAAAAATTGGCGAATGTAGATAGCATTATTTTTGATTTGGATGGGACCTTATGGGATGCCACAAAGCTCGTATACTTGTCTTGGAATCAAGCTTTGGAAGAATACGCCCGCAGGCAAGGGCATAAATCTGAAGGAATTACAATGGACCAAATCAAAAGTGTCATGGGACTCCAAATTCCCGAGATTGGTAGAAAACTCTTTTCTAATATATCCGAGGAAGATCAGTTTAGGATTATGAATCGCGGCGGAGAAATAGAGTTTGAGAAGATCAGGACTCATGGGGGGATGTTGTATCCTCATGTAGAGAAGACTCTGGAAGCGCTCGCGCAAAGCCATAAACTATTTATCGTAAGCAATTGCCAAGATGGCTATATCGAGTCATTTTTCTTTGCCCATCAACTAGAGAAATATTTCATTGATTATGAGAATCCAGGCAGAACAGGACTTTCCAAAGGCGAGAATA from Desulfitobacterium dichloroeliminans LMG P-21439 encodes the following:
- a CDS encoding HutP family protein, producing the protein MPENNKRQAKPSLERTAMALALAEPHEEMNELRKQMFSQNVYCAVTELRGTYNDLQPSGKLTHSVIAEAIRADAIRKEPKAICAITYAILEASQGIFVQDNSCTHYELKVGIASNQNWIAIAIFGRSSLHALTERCRVGLGYTHL
- a CDS encoding P-II family nitrogen regulator, which gives rise to MKKIEAIIRPGSLDDVQAALDRFGVSGLTVTQVIGCGNQKGHTQVYRGVEYKVYLLPKVKIEVVVKDELVEQLLAIITQAARSGEVGDGKIFVYPVEQAVRIRTGQQGEAAL
- a CDS encoding S1C family serine protease; translated protein: MNENEYYVAPPEPPQRKPRLMPLVAICLISALIGGVSSVSLVQYISPETLRTVGSTGSIQSTNNANTVSLLANSLPTESNSPVVQVAKNVGPAVVGISNYQPFSNIHSYGYGFSFGSQENTRSSELVEAGTGSGFIIDAKQGYIVTNYHVIEGAQKITVSLSDGRNLEAKLVGSDAKTDLAVLKLSDTSNLTEVTLGESSKIEVGEYVVAIGNPGGNEFARSVTAGVISATNRTLAMSGESTLYNMLQTDAAINPGNSGGPLVNYNGQVIGINSAKYAESGFEGMGFAIPITEATTIIEQLIGTGTAKHPALYVSVSDQYLAYAEEEKLPLGAYIYQVDPNGPAGKAGILEKDVITHIDGVKVENSTELIGEIYKHNVGDQVTLTFVRNGEVKEVKVTLGEMAAQ
- a CDS encoding DUF1858 domain-containing protein, with the translated sequence MLTGAEKITDVVEKHPETVEVFQKYGMHCFGCMAARFENVEQGATAHGIDVPNLIKDLNKAISK
- a CDS encoding thioredoxin family protein, with protein sequence MSLEQLNPTKFEEIIYDNGDPCLVIFSRKSCHVCKEVVPVLEELKPKYEGKFGFYYVDVEDEKALFQRFSLKGVPQILFFNEGEYQGKMAGAVEDDKVEEKIAEVLGA
- a CDS encoding phage holin family protein, with product METIADVILKFLDLFDAQFADIRSKLFKILIAVGLLVVALVLAITAFVMFIYGCFLGLGLLMPPFLAAFAVALVAIILGGGLVLCAKKKIA
- a CDS encoding ammonium transporter, which gives rise to MASSGLIDSGDTSFIIISTALVFLMTPGLALFYGGMVRKKNVLSTVMHSFIIMGVSSVLWISVGFSLAFGTDYGGMIGSFQWLGLNGVGMEPNPDYSGTIPFLLFMAFQMMFTLITPAIISGSIAERMRFPAFLGFIVLWLLMVYYPLAHWVWGVGGFLREMGALDFAGGTVVHISSGVTGLVAASILGKRKGYGKEPMAPHQLPMTVLGAGLLWFGWFGFNAGSALGANGLAVMALVTTNTSAAAGALAWTATEWIHRGKPTILGAASGAIAGLVAITPGAGFVTPMSSLVIGLIGGAICYFSVSVLKAKLGYDDSLDAFGCHGIGGIWGALATGIFASASLGGTDGLLYGNAAQVGIQAIGVVITIVLAVVATFVIMKLVSVFTPLRVTAEEEELGLDISQHGEQAYPDFIGSGYLPAFATAVKTVGAPAASGQPGK
- a CDS encoding FAD-dependent oxidoreductase, giving the protein MENYDLIIIGGGPAGLTSAIYGGRAKLKTLLINKGTIGGMVDTTREIVNYPGYIETTGPDLMKAFSDHAKSFGVEFLKDEVLSVDFSQEEKIIKTKKGKEFAAKVAIIGCGSQPRLLNIPGETRLRGNGVAYCATCDAEFFEGEDVVVVGSGDQAIEEGMFIAKFAKKVTVIVLHDEGVLDCNKVSAERAASHPKMNFIWNSTVAEVLGEENVEAVKIKNIKTGESYDYPCQGVFFFVGMVPSTGFLKDSGITMDKRGYIPVSELMETNIEGVYAVGDNRVKYLRQVVTSAGDGATAAVAAERYIDEVNSFNAEVLQSDKKVLLLFFNAMVNESLAFSTLLEELNSELGNEYKVVKVDLATKKILAQKYQIEAAPAVIVLDQGKEVKRLECSMDKESVKAQL